Proteins from a genomic interval of Hemicordylus capensis ecotype Gifberg chromosome 14, rHemCap1.1.pri, whole genome shotgun sequence:
- the LOC128337432 gene encoding SLAM family member 6-like codes for MGTARLLAQWPFAVGWPPSPRTVRQTPLLSSPAALAGGAMRGGTSWRSLLVLLAGLGAAIAPCRAGQNPPLHQVNGIPGGSVQLSADRSSAKDVLHIEWDFNGTLVIAEYKAGALKRPNPKDRFGPRLEMADGSELEIKNLQVEDSGRYRCHVTLKSGEIQEAAFHLLVHELVPPPEISGHLISKMPDGCNVTLQCQVPGKGELNVSWKRGDLPGDLERGLSWYQISNHGRDLHLWWQPNSSDSTFTCLVSNPVDGKNASVNLLTICPSGANILSGGAGQKRWRWPIAMGFTVLLSAALLIWWQWMRREVPVIADSELQGVRTGEGRHPQGGNEEDQTVKPTCLTNCNEEESDATSPNAS; via the exons ATGGGGACTGCACGACTACTCGCACAGTGGCCTTTCGCCGTGGGGTGGCCCCCCAGCCCCAGAACTGTCCGGCAAACGCCTCTCCTGAGTTCGCCAGCCGCCCTGGCTGGAGGAGCGATGAGGGGCGGCACGAGCTGGAGGAGCCTCCTCGTTCTGCTGGCGGGGCTGGGGGCCGCCATCGCCCCTTGCCGCGCAG GCCAGAATCCTCCTCTGCATCAGGTGAATGGGATCCCGGGGGGATCAGTCCAGCTTTCTGCCGATAGATCCTCAGCAAAAGATGTGTTACATATTGAATGGGACTTTAATGGCACTTTGGTGATTGCGGAGTACAAAGCTGGAGCACTGAAGCGACCAAATCCCAAGGACCGATTTGGGCCACGACTGGAAATGGCCGATGGGTCCGAGCTGGAGATCAAGAACCTGCAGGTGGAGGACAGTGGAAGATACAGGTGTCATGTGACGCTTAAGTCAGGAGAGATTCAAGAAGCAGCATTCCATCTTCTTGTCCATG AATTGGTTCCGCCACCAGAGATATCCGGCCATCTAATTTCCAAGATGCCGGATGGATGCAATGTGACCCTGCAGTGTCAGGTGCCTGGAAAGGGGGAATTAAATGTCTCCTGGAAAAGAGGAGACCTTCCTGGAGATCTGGAAAGAGGTTTGTCCTGGTACCAGATCTCCAACCACGGCAGGGATCTCCACTTGTGGTGGCAACCCAACTCCTCGGACTCCACCTTCACATGCCTAGTCAGCAATCCTGTTGACGGGAAGAACGCCTCCGTCAACTTGCTCACCATCTGCCCAAGTGGAG CGAATATTCTATCGGGAGGAGCTGGACagaagaggtggcggtggccaatTGCCATGGGATTTACAGTTCTGCTATCTGCAGCTTTGCTGATCTGGTGGCAATGGATGAGAAGGGAAGTGCCAG TTATTGCTGATTCTGAGCTGCAAGGCGTAAGGACCGGAGAAGGAAGGCACCCCCAAGGAGGCAATGAGGAGGACCAG ACTGTGAAACCGACATGCCTGACAAACTGCAATGAAGAAGAGTCTGACGCTACCTCTCCCAATGCCTCCTGA
- the LOC128337397 gene encoding uncharacterized protein LOC128337397, whose translation MLRRIRGFFSRRSSRVAPLDAPGEPTASKPAACPCWWCICARKNRVAPAPTVLPPSLPPVGESSEPGPSAPPVQDAGASSPCHLIHARLQRVHQAGTLKEGGGGKERRGRMAFLMALIQACQEAIRRGEQRLPFSKGLAAQAVLEEMAYIWEDPVPHHLFSLCTEAIASLSWMKPCLGAKMEQKLISESIFWMNHMIGGEPEEDRESPFLPPQRSMRRMLEAMLTEKPTLAHLIRIAEAIDAEIFSEDEEEAAMAENVGFLLLNMAIGPPFYFEAEQIKPLLPLGIRRVGRTTSRAKGDGSHSSD comes from the exons AT gttgcgcaGGATCCGAGGCTTCTTTTCCAGGAGGAGCAGTCGGGTGGCCCCCCTGGATGCCCCAGGGGAGCCCACAGCCTCCAAGCCAGCTGCCTGCCCCTGTTGGTGGTGCATCTGTGCGAGGAAGAACCGGGTGGCCCCTGCTCCCACCGTGCTGCCTCCCTCGCTGCCGCCAGTTGGGGAGAGCAGCGAGCCCGGGCCGTCAGCGCCCCCCGTGCAGGATGCTGGAG CTTCCAGCCCCTGCCATCTCATTCACGCCAGGCTGCAGAGGGTACATCAAGCCGGAACGCTGAAGGAAGGAGGCGGAGGGAAG GAGCGGAGGGGCAGGATGGCTTTCCTGATGGCCCTGATCCAGGCCTGCCAGGAAGCCATCCGGAGGGGGGAGCAGCGCCTTCCGTTTTCGAAAGGGCTGGCCGCCCAGGCCGTGCTG GAGGAGATGGCCTACATCTGGGAAGACCCCGTGCCCCACCACCTCTTCTCCCTCTGCACAGAggccattgcctccttgag TTGGATGAAGCCCTGCTTGGGAGCCAAAATGGAGCAAAAGCTCATCTCAGAATCCATCTTCTGGATGAACCATATGATTGGAGGAGAGCCGGAGGAAGACCGAGAA aGCCCATTTCTGCCCCCGCAGAGGTCCATGAGGAGGATGCTGGAAGCAATGCTCACTGAGAAGCCCACCCTGGCCCACCTCATCAGGATTGCTGAG GCCATAGACGCTGAGATTTTCagcgaggatgaggaggaggcagccatggCGGAGAATGTTGGATTCTTGCTCCTCAACATGGCCATTGGACCCCCCTTCTATTTTGAG GCAGAGCAGATCAAGCCACTCCTGCCACTGGGCATTCGGAGGGTGGGCCGAACGACATCCAGGGCCAAGGGCGATGGGAGCCATTCCTCCGATTAA